The Acinetobacter shaoyimingii DNA segment TCATCTTAAAAACATCAGCGATTGCTGCAGTAACACCGGCTACTGTTCATCGTATTGTTGCGACGAATCCTGCATTGTCTACGGCAAGTCAGGAAAAAGCAAAACAAGCACTTTTAGACAATAACTTGCTTGCGAAATCAAATTAAGATTTTTTGAGCGATTGCTGTTCGAATTATTTTGTAAAAGCCGATGTACAAGCATTGGCTTTATTTTTATTACATATAAATTAAATAATTCATCACAATTGAAGTCTTTATATACTCGATTTTTGTAGATTTTTCTACTAAGCTTATTTTTTCTAAATTTTGATTCTGGACATTTAAAAATGGCGGTGGGTGACGTAACAATGCCACAGATGCATGTGGTACAAGGTGTAAAAATTGGCTCGGCAGAAGCATATGTTCGTTATCCAAATCGACGTGATCTGGTTGTTTTTGAATTCGCTGAAGGCACGAATGTAGCAGGTGTATTTACCCAAAATGCATTCTGTGCAGCACCTGTACATATCTGTAAAGCTCATTTGGCAGAAAACAATCCGCGTTATTTAGTCATTAATACAGGGAATGCCAATGCAGGAACAGGTCCTACAGGCATGCAAAATGCCAAGACAACCTGCACAAGCTTAGCTGAATTGACACACGTCTCTGCAAGTGAAATTTTACCTTTTTCAACAGGCGTGATTGGTGAACAATTGCCAATGGATCGTCTGTTAAAAGGTTTACAGCCAGCTTTAGATACGCTCAATTCAAATGCATGGGTCGATGCTGCAAAAGGCATTATGACCACTGATACTTTGCCTAAAGGTGCATCTGAGCAGTTTGAACTTGACGGTGTGACGTACACCATGACGGGTATTTCAAAAGGTGCAGGCATGATTCGTCCAAATATGGCGACCATGCTGGGCTTTATTGCAACAGATGTGCCAATTTCACGTCCCTTGGTTCAACAGTTACTGAAAACCTCAGTAGAGCAGTCATTTAACCGCATTACCATTGATGGTGACACCTCCACCAATGACTCTTGTATATTTGCTGCGACAGGGCAAGCAGGCGGTGTTGAAATCGCATCAGAGGACGATTCGCGTTATGCAGTGGTCTTAGAGGTGCTTTCATGCGTGATGAAACGTCTTGCACAATTAATTGTTCGCGATGGTGAAGGTGCGACTAAGTTCATGACTGTGGCAGTAGAAGGTGGTGCAAATACCCAAGAATGCTGCGATATTGCTTATAGCATTGCGCATTCCCCATTGGTAAAAACGGCTTTCTTTGCATCTGATCCAAACTGGGGGCGTATTCTGGCAGCCATTGGTTATGCTGGCGTACCCAATTTAGATGTAGAAAAAATTCAAGTTTGGTTGGATAATGTACAGATCTGCAAAGATGGTGGGGCAGCTGCAGATTATACTGAAGAAGCGGGCGCTAAAGTCATGGCGCAATCTGAGATTACCATTCGTGTGGATTTGGGTCGAGGCCAAGCGAAAGATACTGTATATACCTGTGATCTTTCCTACGATTACGTCAAAATAAATGCCGATTATCGTTCTTAAGACATAAAGCCTCCTTCGTGAGGCTTTTTTTATACAAATATTTGAATGATTGGTAAAAAAGCATGAAGCCATTTTATCAATTCAGTTGTTCACTTTTTAAATCAAATGCTTATTGATTTAAACTTTAAGGATAAGAGTAACTCAGTATGAATGATGCAACCAATTTAATTGCCAACGAAGCAAAATCGATTGTGCAAGCACATTTGGATCATTTAGGTGAGCCTAAAGATGTTCGATTAACTGATGCAGAAAAGAAGCAGAAATTTGAACAAATCAAAGATGAGCTTGAAAAACGCAATGCGGTATTGGTCGCACATTATTATTGTGATCATGATGTTCAGGAGCTCGCAGAGCTCACAGGTGGCTGCGTTTCAGATTCTTTAGAAATGGCGCGATTTGGTCGGGATCATCCAGCAAAGACATTGGTGGTGGCTGGTGTAAAATTTATGGGAGAAACTGCCAAGATCTTATCGCCTGAAAAAACCATCTTAATGCCAACCTTAGAAGCAACATGTTCGCTTGACCTTGGATGTCCAGTCGACGAGTTTACAGCGTTCTGTGATGCGCATCCTGACCATACTGTGGTGGTATATGCCAATACATCTGCAGCAGTAAAAGCACGGGCAGATTGGGTAGTGACATCGAGCTGTGCAGTTGAGATTATTGAACATCTCGATAGTTTGGGTGAGAAAATTATTTGGGCACCTGATCAGCATCTAGGGCGTTATATTCAAAAGAAAACCGGTGCAGATATGTTGCTTTGGGATGGTTCGTGCATTGTGCATGAAGAATTCCGTGCACGTGGAATAGCCCAAATGAAAGCACTCTATCCAAATGCTGCTGTCTTGGTTCATCCCGAATCACCAGAATCAGTGATTGATATTGCAGATGCTGTTGGAAGTACCTCGCAACTGATTAAAGCTGCACAGACTTTAGAACAAGACACCATGATTGTTGCGACTGATCGAGGTATTTTCTACAAAATGCAACAAGCTGTGCCTAACAAGACTTTAATTGAAGCGCCAACAGCCGGAGAAGGGGCGACTTGTCGTTCTTGTGCACATTGTCCGTGGATGGCAATGAATGAATTAGACGGAATTTTGCATGTTTTACAAAATTCTGATCAAGAAGTATTCGTTGATCAAAAGCTTGCAGCACGTGCTAAATTACCACTTGATCGAATGTTGAACTTTAATGCTGCTTTAAAGCGTTAAAAAACTCTAAAACGCTTGATAAATATACACTTGAAGCGTTTTTTTGATTTTTTTTGAATATAGGTGTTGACGTTGTTCGGCGTCACGCCTAGAATGCACACCGTACCGAACGAGATGTTCGATACAAAAGCTGAGATGAATCGGAGCATAGCACAGCCTGGTAGTGCACCTGGTTTGGGACCAGGGGGTCGTAGGTTCGAATCCTACTGCTCCGACCAATTCTTCAAGGCAAAGATTTTCCAGTGGTGTAAGTATCATCGGTAATGCGCCTGTAGCTCAGTTGGATAGAGCATCCGCCTTCTAAGCGGATGGTCACAGGTTCGAATCCTGTCAGGCGCGCCATCGGTCGCTTGATATTGTAGAATCTAAAATGTTGTAATGGTGGTTGTAGCTCAGTTGGTAGAGCCCCGGATTGTGATTCCGGTTGTCGAGGGTTCGAGCCCCTTCATCCACCCCAATCTCTTTTAAGAGAAACGGAGCATAGCACAGCCTGGTAGTGCACCTGGTTTGGGACCAGGGGGTCGTAGGTTCGAATC contains these protein-coding regions:
- the nadA gene encoding quinolinate synthase NadA, whose product is MNDATNLIANEAKSIVQAHLDHLGEPKDVRLTDAEKKQKFEQIKDELEKRNAVLVAHYYCDHDVQELAELTGGCVSDSLEMARFGRDHPAKTLVVAGVKFMGETAKILSPEKTILMPTLEATCSLDLGCPVDEFTAFCDAHPDHTVVVYANTSAAVKARADWVVTSSCAVEIIEHLDSLGEKIIWAPDQHLGRYIQKKTGADMLLWDGSCIVHEEFRARGIAQMKALYPNAAVLVHPESPESVIDIADAVGSTSQLIKAAQTLEQDTMIVATDRGIFYKMQQAVPNKTLIEAPTAGEGATCRSCAHCPWMAMNELDGILHVLQNSDQEVFVDQKLAARAKLPLDRMLNFNAALKR
- the argJ gene encoding bifunctional glutamate N-acetyltransferase/amino-acid acetyltransferase ArgJ, giving the protein MAVGDVTMPQMHVVQGVKIGSAEAYVRYPNRRDLVVFEFAEGTNVAGVFTQNAFCAAPVHICKAHLAENNPRYLVINTGNANAGTGPTGMQNAKTTCTSLAELTHVSASEILPFSTGVIGEQLPMDRLLKGLQPALDTLNSNAWVDAAKGIMTTDTLPKGASEQFELDGVTYTMTGISKGAGMIRPNMATMLGFIATDVPISRPLVQQLLKTSVEQSFNRITIDGDTSTNDSCIFAATGQAGGVEIASEDDSRYAVVLEVLSCVMKRLAQLIVRDGEGATKFMTVAVEGGANTQECCDIAYSIAHSPLVKTAFFASDPNWGRILAAIGYAGVPNLDVEKIQVWLDNVQICKDGGAAADYTEEAGAKVMAQSEITIRVDLGRGQAKDTVYTCDLSYDYVKINADYRS